A region of Pseudorasbora parva isolate DD20220531a chromosome 14, ASM2467924v1, whole genome shotgun sequence DNA encodes the following proteins:
- the atrip gene encoding ATR-interacting protein isoform X1, producing the protein MDFPPSKRLKGHQVSAGPDPFDDDIDFTQDDLDQIDIIASQAITEDVQNSGSKRTFGSVFAGADEQSKAPVRSSRKTFALGDGCSSSTYNNKESQRKDTFADGHSSKDGEDLYYKQLEEQQADLKKKLKEVEEEILMKNGEIRVLRDSLKLANQEKEQQRQTQLALEKEKAHAQSEREKELSRKVQSLQSELHFKEAEMNEMRGKLQSVERGGKQPGTPARNVIHSPVSRAFMTKENFSAELSKKTSPLKKGNLLEDGKPAQSKRFLTEEPQSDRTLRSDHQQEGCVLLNLLLQQPLDPSALGLCHLLSISPAALPNVLSQNGYVSPGSLATSSSSSTEFRSIHRPQGRFHQLQSLAVSALTALTLQPSTCVPHNPDAALHTCPAAVHFLPLLTFHISTYCQSLESVESSAKASLHGSSLSGSSDSSLASSLEESLIGQEEFALAAMKALYHIVCYSSEALGMVLCHQDGEICLNQPQCSKNLLSASEHLTGEAQTQPPLLSRLLQLADPAFITAAVQREALVNTSLKTLGKLAEKAQENQLLRLQVMSSQVLSKCLTLETSYRIVHLSVRFLSFIICNEEIATKLCSHECPCPFLKIFQYVTSRPDKSVSEDMWSRFELEVIRFLTKLFTQKAETWTAFCESACQCINEVVRTIIVVLHRQWLKTKGRGSQTLRNRTWTSPGLQVLREALMLLHWLLLKDSSFSEHCLDVLHMYDQVIPAIRDTFRLVPDLSESEELALEEICRSETEYVEDMDMETGS; encoded by the exons ATGGACTTCCCACCAAGCAAGAGACTGAAAGGTCATCAGGTGTCAGCTGGACCCGACCCGTTTGACGATGACATTGATTTCACCCAGGATGACCTGGACCAGATTGACATCATTGCATCTCAGGCCATCACAGAAGACGTCCAGAACAGCGGGTCAAAGAGAACGTTTGGGTCTGTGTTCGCTGGTGCTGATGAGCAAAGCAAAGCACCCGTGAGATCCAGCCGAAAGACATTTGCCCTCGGAGACGGCTGCAGCAGTAGCACATATAATAACAAAGAATCTCAAAGAAAGGACACGTTCG CGGATGGTCATTCCAGTAAAGATGGAGAAGATCTGTACTACAAGCAATTAGAGGAACAGCAAGCAGACCTGAAGAAAAAG CTGAAGGAGGTAGAGGAGGAGATCCTGATGAAGAACGGGGAGATCCGAGTCTTGCGGGACTCACTGAAACTGGCCAATCAGGAGAAGGAACAGCAGCGGCAGACGCAACTCGCCCTGGAAAAGGAGAAAGCTCACGCTCAGAGCGAACGTGAGAAGGAGCTGTCCAGGAAG GTGCAGTCGCTGCAGTCAGAGTTGCACTTTAAAGAAGCCGAGATGAATGAAATGAGAGGGAAACTTCAGAGTGTTGAGCGTGGAGGGAAGCAGCCCGGCACACCTGCACGAAACGT TATTCACTCTCCTGTGAGTCGAGCGTTCATGACTAAGGAAAACTTCTCAGCCGAGCTCTCCAAGAAAACCTCTCCTTTGAAAAAAGGCAATTTATTAGAGG ATGGGAAACCAGCGCAGTCCAAGCGTTTCCTCACGGAAGAGCCTCAATCAGACCGAACCCTCAGATCTGACCATCAACAGGAAG GATGTGTGTTATTGAACCTACTGCTCCAACAACCGTTGGATCCGAGCGCTTTGGGTCTGTGTCACCTGCTGTCCATCAGTCCTGCTGCTCTACCAAACGTCCTGTCACAGAACGGCTACGTCAGCCC GGGATCATTGGCAACTTCCAGCTCGTCCTCCACAGAATTCCGATCGATTCATCGTCCTCAAGGTCGATTTCACCAGCTGCAGAGTCTCGCTGTGTCCGCTCTGACTGCATTAACTCTCCAGCCCTCGACGTGTGTCCCACATAACCCTGATGCTGCTCTCCACACCTGCCCGGCCGCGGTGCACTTCCTCCCCCTGCTCACCTTCCACATCAGCACATACTGTCAGTCGCTGGAGTCCGTCGAGAGCTCTGCGAAAGCCTCGCTCCACGGAAGCTCCCTGTCGGGATCCTCCGACTCCAGCCTGGCCTCGAGTCTGGAGGAATCTCTCATTGGTCAGGAGGAGTTCGCCCTGGCGGCCATGAAAGCTCTCTACCACATAGTGTGCTACAGCAGTGAGGCTTTGGGGATGGTTTTGTGCCATCAGGATGGAGAGATTTGCCTCAACCAGCCACAGTGTTCGAAAAATCTCCTCAGCGCCTCCGAGCATCTCACTGGAGAGGCCCAAACCCAGCCTCCTCTTCTCAGCAGGCTCCTACAGCTGGCCGATCCGGCATTCATTACCGCCGCTGTCCAGAGGGAGGCGCTTGTGAACACTAGTTTGAAGACTCTTGGCAAGCTGGCCGAAAAAGCGCAGGAAAACCAGCTCTTGAG ACTCCAGGTTATGTCGAGTCAAGTGTTGTCCAAATGCCTGACTCTGGAGACCTCCTACAGAATAGTCCATCTGTCTGTGAGATTTCTGTCGTTTATCATCTGTAATGAAGAGATTGCCACAAAACTCTGCTCGCATGAAT GTCCATGCCCTTTTCTCAAAATATTCCAGTACGTCACCTCTAGACCGGATAAATCCGTTTCCGAAGATATGTGGAGTCGTTTTGAGCTTGAG GTCATCCGGTTTTTAACCAAACTGTTCACACAGAAGGCCGAAACATGGACGGCTTTTTGTGAATCAGCCTGCCAGTGTATTAATGAG GTGGTGCGGACAATCATTGTGGTTTTACACCGGCAGTGGCTGAAAACAAAAGGCAGAGGAAGTCAAACGCTGAGGAATCGGACCTGGACGAGTCCTGGATTACAGGTGCTGCGGGAAGCTCTGATGTTACTGCACTGGCTGCTTTTGAAGGACTCGTCCTTTTCTGAACACTGTCTGGACGTCCTGCACATGTACGATCAGGTCATTCCCGCCATCAGAGACACGTTCCGTCTGGTCCCAGATCTGTCCGAGAGCGAAG AACTGGCTCTGGAGGAGATCTGCAGATCTGAAACGGAGTACGTTGAAGATATGGATATGGAAACAGGGTCATAA
- the si:dkey-42i9.4 gene encoding protein BTG1, whose amino-acid sequence MKTEVSTAANFVTRLLRGTGLLSEEQLQQFRFSLEEALGDHYQHHWFPNAPCRGSGYRCIRINHKMDPLIGKAACTIGITKERLFSLLPSELTMWVDPYEVSYRIGEDGSICVLYESTPPSDQPDSCKDELRIAQPSPSKSFGMMTCSS is encoded by the exons ATGAAAACCGAGGTCTCTACTGCTGCTAACTTTGTCACACGTCTGTTGAGGGGAACGGGACTGCTTTCAGAAGAACAGCTGCAACAATTCAGATTCTCTTTGGAAGAAGCTTTAGGGG ATCATTATCAGCACCATTGGTTCCCAAATGCACCGTGCCGAGGTTCGGGTTACAGGTGCATCCGGATCAACCATAAAATGGACCCTTTGATAGGCAAAGCAGCCTGTACAATCGGAATCACAAAAGAACGACTCTTTTCACTGCTGCCAAGTGAACTTACCATGTGGGTCGACCCATATGAAGTGTCCTACCGGATTGGAGAGGACGGGTCCATATGCGTGCTCTACGAGTCTACGCCTCCGTCGGACCAGCCGGACAGCTGCAAAGATGAACTGAGAATCGCACAGCCGAGTCCGTCCAAATCCTTCGGCATGATGACTTGCTCCAGCTGA
- the shisa10.1 gene encoding protein shisa-5 produces MASTVPVLLLLFAGIFTTTFADDDDCKPYFTSNSVYKPFIRCRYTFCCGTCDDRYCCSNPLLKLSEEKQDDCFFKTNDNMYVAVGVTIAGLVTFIIMFIICCVCPCCCIYKMCRNPRPVMGATTTTTVISSQYPQQPNVQGSQYPPYQPMIPPQSGYSGAPGYGGQPMPTAPYQGQGYAAGPPPPYQEAGGPGYPAPYSQAAFDGGKAAYPIQPPVQPGFAHPPPPANYSSTQPAYNPAYVEPPKTGY; encoded by the exons CTGATGATGACGACTGCAAGCCCTACTTCACCAGCAATAGTGTGTATAAGCCATTCATTAGGTGTCGTTATACATTCTGCTGCGGGACGTGCGATGACCGATACTGCTGCTCCAATCCACTACTGAAGTTATCTGAGGAAAAGCAAGACGACTGTTTTTT TAAAACGAACGATAATATGTATGTTGCTGTGGGCGTGACGATAGCAGGGCTTGTGACCTTCATCATTATGTTCATCATCTGCTGTGTCTGCCCGTGCTGCTGCATCTACAAAATGTGCAGAAATCCCAGAC CTGTTATGggagcaacaacaacaactacagTCATATCCTCACAATACCCTCAGCAGCCTAATGTCCAGGGAAGTCAGTACCCTCCATACCAGCCCATGATACCACCTCAGTCTGGGTACAGCGGGGCACCAGGGTATGGAGGGCAACCCATGCCAACTGCACCATATCAGGGACAGGGATATGCAGCGGGTCCCCCACCCCCATACCAGGAGGCTG gagGCCCAGGATATCCTGCTCCCTACAGCCAGGCTGCGTTTGATGGTGGAAAGGCCGCGTACCCCATACAACCACCAGTTCAGCCTGGATTCGCTCACCCGCCCCCACCAGCAAACTACAGCTCTACTCAACCAGCTTACAACCCCGCCTACGTGGAGCCACCAAAAACCGGTTACTAA
- the atrip gene encoding ATR-interacting protein isoform X2 has product MDFPPSKRLKGHQVSAGPDPFDDDIDFTQDDLDQIDIIASQAITEDVQNSGSKRTFGSVFAGADEQSKAPVRSSRKTFALGDGCSSSTYNNKESQRKDTFADGHSSKDGEDLYYKQLEEQQADLKKKLKEVEEEILMKNGEIRVLRDSLKLANQEKEQQRQTQLALEKEKAHAQSEREKELSRKVQSLQSELHFKEAEMNEMRGKLQSVERGGKQPGTPARNVIHSPVSRAFMTKENFSAELSKKTSPLKKGNLLEDGKPAQSKRFLTEEPQSDRTLRSDHQQEGCVLLNLLLQQPLDPSALGLCHLLSISPAALPNVLSQNGYVSPGSLATSSSSSTEFRSIHRPQGRFHQLQSLAVSALTALTLQPSTCVPHNPDAALHTCPAAVHFLPLLTFHISTYCQSLESVESSAKASLHGSSLSGSSDSSLASSLEESLIGQEEFALAAMKALYHIVCYSSEALGMVLCHQDGEICLNQPQCSKNLLSASEHLTGEAQTQPPLLSRLLQLADPAFITAAVQREALVNTSLKTLGKLAEKAQENQLLRLQVMSSQVLSKCLTLETSYRIVHLSVRFLSFIICNEEIATKLCSHECPCPFLKIFQYVTSRPDKSVSEDMWSRFELEVIRFLTKLFTQKAETWTAFCESACQCINEVVRTIIVVLHRQWLKTKGRGSQTLRNRTWTSPGLQVLREALMLLHWLLLKDSSFSEHCLDVLHMYDQVIPAIRDTFRLVPDLSESEGGLTSLHSITVIDTNIVLMAN; this is encoded by the exons ATGGACTTCCCACCAAGCAAGAGACTGAAAGGTCATCAGGTGTCAGCTGGACCCGACCCGTTTGACGATGACATTGATTTCACCCAGGATGACCTGGACCAGATTGACATCATTGCATCTCAGGCCATCACAGAAGACGTCCAGAACAGCGGGTCAAAGAGAACGTTTGGGTCTGTGTTCGCTGGTGCTGATGAGCAAAGCAAAGCACCCGTGAGATCCAGCCGAAAGACATTTGCCCTCGGAGACGGCTGCAGCAGTAGCACATATAATAACAAAGAATCTCAAAGAAAGGACACGTTCG CGGATGGTCATTCCAGTAAAGATGGAGAAGATCTGTACTACAAGCAATTAGAGGAACAGCAAGCAGACCTGAAGAAAAAG CTGAAGGAGGTAGAGGAGGAGATCCTGATGAAGAACGGGGAGATCCGAGTCTTGCGGGACTCACTGAAACTGGCCAATCAGGAGAAGGAACAGCAGCGGCAGACGCAACTCGCCCTGGAAAAGGAGAAAGCTCACGCTCAGAGCGAACGTGAGAAGGAGCTGTCCAGGAAG GTGCAGTCGCTGCAGTCAGAGTTGCACTTTAAAGAAGCCGAGATGAATGAAATGAGAGGGAAACTTCAGAGTGTTGAGCGTGGAGGGAAGCAGCCCGGCACACCTGCACGAAACGT TATTCACTCTCCTGTGAGTCGAGCGTTCATGACTAAGGAAAACTTCTCAGCCGAGCTCTCCAAGAAAACCTCTCCTTTGAAAAAAGGCAATTTATTAGAGG ATGGGAAACCAGCGCAGTCCAAGCGTTTCCTCACGGAAGAGCCTCAATCAGACCGAACCCTCAGATCTGACCATCAACAGGAAG GATGTGTGTTATTGAACCTACTGCTCCAACAACCGTTGGATCCGAGCGCTTTGGGTCTGTGTCACCTGCTGTCCATCAGTCCTGCTGCTCTACCAAACGTCCTGTCACAGAACGGCTACGTCAGCCC GGGATCATTGGCAACTTCCAGCTCGTCCTCCACAGAATTCCGATCGATTCATCGTCCTCAAGGTCGATTTCACCAGCTGCAGAGTCTCGCTGTGTCCGCTCTGACTGCATTAACTCTCCAGCCCTCGACGTGTGTCCCACATAACCCTGATGCTGCTCTCCACACCTGCCCGGCCGCGGTGCACTTCCTCCCCCTGCTCACCTTCCACATCAGCACATACTGTCAGTCGCTGGAGTCCGTCGAGAGCTCTGCGAAAGCCTCGCTCCACGGAAGCTCCCTGTCGGGATCCTCCGACTCCAGCCTGGCCTCGAGTCTGGAGGAATCTCTCATTGGTCAGGAGGAGTTCGCCCTGGCGGCCATGAAAGCTCTCTACCACATAGTGTGCTACAGCAGTGAGGCTTTGGGGATGGTTTTGTGCCATCAGGATGGAGAGATTTGCCTCAACCAGCCACAGTGTTCGAAAAATCTCCTCAGCGCCTCCGAGCATCTCACTGGAGAGGCCCAAACCCAGCCTCCTCTTCTCAGCAGGCTCCTACAGCTGGCCGATCCGGCATTCATTACCGCCGCTGTCCAGAGGGAGGCGCTTGTGAACACTAGTTTGAAGACTCTTGGCAAGCTGGCCGAAAAAGCGCAGGAAAACCAGCTCTTGAG ACTCCAGGTTATGTCGAGTCAAGTGTTGTCCAAATGCCTGACTCTGGAGACCTCCTACAGAATAGTCCATCTGTCTGTGAGATTTCTGTCGTTTATCATCTGTAATGAAGAGATTGCCACAAAACTCTGCTCGCATGAAT GTCCATGCCCTTTTCTCAAAATATTCCAGTACGTCACCTCTAGACCGGATAAATCCGTTTCCGAAGATATGTGGAGTCGTTTTGAGCTTGAG GTCATCCGGTTTTTAACCAAACTGTTCACACAGAAGGCCGAAACATGGACGGCTTTTTGTGAATCAGCCTGCCAGTGTATTAATGAG GTGGTGCGGACAATCATTGTGGTTTTACACCGGCAGTGGCTGAAAACAAAAGGCAGAGGAAGTCAAACGCTGAGGAATCGGACCTGGACGAGTCCTGGATTACAGGTGCTGCGGGAAGCTCTGATGTTACTGCACTGGCTGCTTTTGAAGGACTCGTCCTTTTCTGAACACTGTCTGGACGTCCTGCACATGTACGATCAGGTCATTCCCGCCATCAGAGACACGTTCCGTCTGGTCCCAGATCTGTCCGAGAGCGAAGGTGGGCTCACGTCTCTACATTCGATTACAGTAATTGATACCAACATCGTTCTGATGGCTAACTGA